The sequence CCGCCACGGCCAAAGTGCCCTCGGGGAGAGGGGAGAAGTGGATCTGGAGGACCTTTGGGGCCCGCTTGGGGCGGAGGCGGAGCAGGGCGGGGTAGCCGGAAAGCCCCGAGGCCATCTTCACCAGGAAGAGCTCGGGCTCACGGGCCCCCTCCAGGGCCCTCAGGAGGCTTTCTTGGGTGGTCTTGGGAAGGGGAGCGGGGGGAAGGAGGGAGAGGGCGT comes from Thermus aquaticus and encodes:
- a CDS encoding FaeA/PapI family transcriptional regulator; this encodes MTARQRRILHHLVEVYIRTKAPVPSARLAEALGLSPALARYELIALEEMGSLSKPPAPAGRVPPRQAYRQYALSLLPPAPLPKTTQESLLRALEGAREPELFLVKMASGLSGYPALLRLRPKRAPKVLQIHFSPLPEGTLAVA